In bacterium (Candidatus Blackallbacteria) CG13_big_fil_rev_8_21_14_2_50_49_14, a single genomic region encodes these proteins:
- a CDS encoding DUF1232 domain-containing protein → MSEAQEPSRSKKLIAAGLGILALTYLLNPGAGIFEIIPDNLPVLGNLDEATAVTLLLTCLRVYGWDLTAWLPGKRQRLKDSETDKKSAP, encoded by the coding sequence ATGTCTGAGGCTCAGGAACCCAGTCGCAGCAAAAAACTGATCGCAGCTGGGCTTGGCATCTTGGCCTTGACCTATTTGCTCAACCCTGGAGCAGGTATTTTTGAAATCATTCCAGATAATCTACCGGTCTTGGGAAATCTGGATGAAGCAACAGCAGTGACCTTGCTCTTGACCTGCCTGCGTGTCTATGGATGGGATTTGACCGCCTGGTTGCCTGGCAAGAGGCAGAGACTTAAGGATTCTGAAACTGACAAGAAAAGCGCCCCCTAA
- a CDS encoding polyisoprenoid-binding protein, with the protein MILFKNLLKSTLSLALLAGFAQPVLAANTYEIDPVHSHLIFKIKHLNIGYQYGRFNRFSGTVVVDEKNPAQSKVEIKAEAASVDTNASKRDDHLRSPDFFNVKQFPQLSFKSSKVERAGAGQYKVSGILTLHGVSKPLSFTFKKTGEGKGMQGEYRMGGEAMITLKRSQFGMTTYIKEGGLSDEVTLILSFEGIKK; encoded by the coding sequence ATGATCCTGTTTAAAAATCTTCTGAAATCAACTCTTTCCCTGGCCTTGTTGGCAGGATTTGCCCAGCCTGTTTTGGCTGCCAATACCTATGAAATTGATCCTGTCCATTCACATCTGATTTTTAAAATCAAGCATTTGAATATCGGCTACCAATATGGTCGTTTTAACCGTTTTAGCGGAACGGTGGTGGTAGATGAGAAAAATCCTGCTCAAAGCAAAGTTGAAATTAAGGCAGAAGCTGCCAGCGTGGATACCAATGCCAGCAAACGTGATGACCATTTGCGCAGTCCTGATTTTTTCAATGTCAAACAGTTTCCTCAGCTCAGTTTTAAAAGCAGTAAAGTAGAACGTGCTGGCGCTGGTCAATACAAAGTAAGTGGTATTTTGACCCTGCACGGTGTTAGCAAACCGCTCAGCTTTACCTTTAAAAAGACAGGTGAAGGCAAGGGCATGCAGGGAGAATACCGCATGGGCGGGGAAGCGATGATTACGCTTAAACGGAGTCAATTTGGCATGACCACCTATATCAAAGAAGGTGGCCTCAGCGATGAGGTGACGCTGATTCTCAGTTTTGAAGGCATCAAGAAGTAA
- a CDS encoding 30S ribosomal protein S4: MSRYTGPKERISRALGLNLFLKGKRYEAGKSAFHKGRGRPGQHGQSRIKVSEYGMRLKEKQKLRFMYGVSEKQFRRYYDFANQSKGSTDERFLQFLETRLDNVVYRMKFATTRAQARQFVSHGHILVNGKRVNVASYKVRANDKIEVLEASKNFVRNAVEGFVGEVVPEWMTSDTEAMTGEVLRTPLLDQIDTGKLIQINLIIEFYSK; this comes from the coding sequence ATGAGTCGTTATACAGGACCCAAAGAGCGGATCTCCCGTGCTCTGGGCCTCAACCTGTTTCTCAAAGGCAAACGCTATGAAGCAGGCAAGAGCGCCTTCCACAAGGGCCGGGGCCGTCCCGGACAGCATGGCCAAAGCCGGATTAAAGTTTCGGAATATGGTATGCGTCTGAAAGAAAAACAGAAACTTCGTTTTATGTACGGTGTTTCTGAAAAACAATTCCGTCGCTATTATGATTTTGCAAACCAAAGCAAAGGCAGTACCGATGAGCGTTTCCTTCAATTCCTGGAAACCCGTCTGGACAACGTCGTCTATCGCATGAAATTTGCGACGACCCGTGCCCAAGCCCGTCAGTTCGTAAGCCACGGTCATATTCTCGTCAATGGCAAACGTGTCAACGTTGCTTCTTATAAAGTCAGAGCCAACGACAAAATTGAAGTTTTGGAAGCCAGCAAGAACTTTGTTCGCAACGCTGTCGAAGGTTTCGTAGGCGAAGTTGTTCCTGAGTGGATGACCTCTGATACCGAAGCCATGACCGGTGAAGTTCTGCGCACACCTCTGCTCGACCAGATTGATACTGGCAAATTGATTCAAATCAACCTGATCATCGAGTTTTATTCTAAATAG
- a CDS encoding ATP-dependent helicase, with the protein MKFMSEMNLTEEQRAVVCHEEGPALVFAVAGAGKTTAMVHRIERLVSQKVFPAEQILATSFSRATVNDLRQALRVWPACRSVQTATLHAVGFRIVQKAVREGLIPEIRLPSENGQSPDRMLLQRALGRARQARLEIPPHFDETDFLSYLSLCKGNFLYPDTFPAKLPAQALALLKSAEAPSDWPVYLDLYRIYEELRQEMGILTFDDMLLSAWELLQIHPALLRSVQNRYQAVLVDEFQDINHVQSEILDLLVAPHHNYMAIGDDDQTIYEWRGANPRFILEFAQRYQAKKYLLRDNFRSRASHLALANAVICHNSKREPKALQLTQGFSGLTRIHRSVNAENLARDLVKEVQAAQERGYGLTQMAVLLRIYAQTAFIEQALHEAGIAYRIDGSVPFFQRSEVQVLLAYLRLAQLELHLQQGLQPTESEYAGFVQDWRLIVNRPLRYISAQQNEDLIQRVYAGESVTAALHAVAAEAERVYIARNLEKLADLLTWLGIQIQLDPADSVLCSLEQKLDYCAWLRKSSGFPENGEAKASTVEALLDYAQGRGHVQPFLNYLETLGRDTGQNNQSLILTTIYRAKGLEWPVVFVPHCNQGFLPYGRGDERLEEERRLFYVAVTRPREELHLFLMESSPVSRFLREAGYLETLEGVQEIRKTLAQKPETWKTAEVLALARHASRLHFERYLLHWWDAPSSRQIAAQRIASLLHAAEQQALLQELALDAEPLKRWKGAISLPLEPELFADLGQFSTEKSSTKRKSLRQTETTFSIGQRVRNPQFGEGEIVRLEPNLRQGLMLEIDFDKVGRKRLLSRYADLQRV; encoded by the coding sequence ATGAAGTTTATGTCTGAAATGAATCTCACCGAAGAACAAAGGGCCGTGGTCTGTCATGAAGAAGGCCCTGCCCTGGTCTTTGCTGTTGCGGGCGCAGGCAAAACCACCGCCATGGTTCACCGAATTGAACGTTTGGTCAGTCAAAAAGTATTTCCTGCCGAGCAAATTCTTGCCACCTCTTTCAGTCGTGCCACAGTCAATGATTTGCGGCAGGCCCTGCGCGTCTGGCCTGCCTGTCGCAGTGTACAAACCGCCACCCTTCATGCCGTGGGCTTTCGCATTGTACAAAAAGCGGTACGTGAAGGTTTAATCCCCGAAATCAGACTGCCCTCAGAAAATGGCCAAAGCCCCGATCGGATGCTTTTACAAAGAGCCTTGGGGCGCGCCCGCCAAGCACGACTTGAGATTCCACCCCATTTTGATGAAACAGATTTTCTCAGTTATCTCAGTCTTTGCAAGGGGAATTTTCTCTATCCAGATACCTTTCCCGCCAAACTTCCAGCCCAGGCTTTGGCCTTGCTCAAATCAGCAGAAGCGCCCAGTGACTGGCCAGTCTATCTGGATTTATACCGGATTTATGAAGAACTCAGACAGGAAATGGGCATTCTGACCTTTGACGATATGTTGCTCTCTGCCTGGGAACTCTTGCAAATACATCCCGCTCTTCTGCGCTCAGTTCAAAACCGTTACCAGGCAGTTTTGGTCGACGAATTTCAGGATATCAACCATGTACAGAGTGAAATTCTGGATCTCTTGGTAGCCCCCCACCACAATTATATGGCGATCGGGGATGATGATCAGACCATTTACGAATGGCGGGGAGCCAACCCACGCTTTATTCTTGAATTTGCCCAACGCTACCAGGCAAAGAAATACCTGCTTCGGGATAATTTTCGTTCCCGCGCTTCTCATTTGGCTTTGGCCAATGCAGTGATTTGCCACAACAGCAAACGGGAACCCAAGGCCTTACAGCTCACCCAAGGTTTTTCAGGGCTTACCCGCATTCACCGCAGTGTCAATGCCGAAAATCTAGCACGTGATTTGGTCAAAGAAGTACAGGCCGCTCAAGAGCGAGGCTATGGGCTCACACAAATGGCAGTATTGCTTCGTATTTATGCCCAAACTGCGTTTATTGAACAAGCCTTGCATGAAGCGGGCATTGCCTACCGAATCGATGGTTCTGTGCCCTTTTTTCAACGTTCTGAGGTTCAGGTCTTGCTGGCTTATCTGCGGCTGGCCCAATTGGAACTGCATCTCCAGCAGGGCCTTCAACCCACAGAATCAGAATATGCAGGCTTTGTGCAGGATTGGCGCCTGATCGTCAACCGGCCACTGCGCTATATCTCCGCCCAACAAAATGAAGACTTGATCCAGCGGGTTTATGCTGGTGAAAGTGTAACGGCAGCCCTACATGCAGTCGCAGCCGAAGCTGAAAGAGTCTATATTGCACGCAATCTGGAAAAGCTTGCAGATCTGCTGACCTGGTTGGGCATTCAAATTCAATTGGACCCCGCCGATTCCGTGCTCTGTTCCTTGGAACAAAAACTGGATTATTGTGCCTGGCTGAGAAAAAGCAGTGGTTTTCCTGAAAACGGAGAAGCCAAAGCCTCTACAGTAGAAGCACTTCTGGACTATGCCCAAGGGCGGGGACACGTACAACCCTTTTTAAATTATCTCGAAACCCTGGGCAGAGATACCGGGCAAAATAATCAAAGCCTGATTTTGACCACGATTTACCGCGCCAAAGGATTGGAATGGCCCGTTGTTTTTGTGCCGCACTGTAACCAAGGGTTTTTACCCTATGGGCGCGGTGATGAACGCCTGGAAGAAGAACGCAGGCTGTTCTATGTGGCCGTCACCCGCCCCCGTGAAGAGCTGCATCTATTTTTGATGGAATCCTCCCCTGTTTCACGTTTTCTGAGAGAAGCAGGCTATCTGGAAACCCTTGAGGGGGTTCAAGAAATTCGCAAAACCCTGGCCCAAAAACCTGAAACCTGGAAAACCGCAGAGGTACTCGCCTTGGCACGCCATGCCAGCAGGCTGCATTTTGAACGCTATCTGCTGCATTGGTGGGATGCCCCCTCCAGCCGACAAATCGCAGCCCAACGAATTGCCAGCCTCTTGCATGCTGCTGAACAACAAGCACTCTTACAGGAGTTGGCACTGGACGCAGAGCCCTTAAAGCGTTGGAAAGGGGCGATCTCTCTCCCGCTTGAACCCGAGTTATTTGCAGATTTGGGTCAATTTTCAACAGAAAAATCCAGCACCAAGCGCAAATCCCTGCGCCAAACAGAAACCACTTTTTCAATTGGGCAAAGGGTGCGCAACCCCCAATTTGGCGAAGGGGAAATCGTACGCTTGGAACCCAATCTGCGCCAAGGGCTCATGCTTGAGATAGATTTTGACAAGGTCGGACGAAAACGCCTGCTCTCCCGTTATGCCGACTTGCAAAGGGTTTAA
- a CDS encoding DNA-binding response regulator — MRILLIEDEPKLARLIAQGLEEESYWVEIVKDGKAGFHAALMGEHDLILLDLMLPGLDGLQICRKLREAKLETPILMLSARGQVQDRVQGLNLGADDYLAKPFEFDELLARVRALLRRQSKAKSTALQTGTLKLDLQAHRLTHEGVEIPLTQQEYRLLEYLLQHQGQILSRLQLAERVWEDPEVAPATIDVYISYLRQKIDKPFGTHLIQTVRGLGYRLVSPETQMDL, encoded by the coding sequence ATGCGAATTCTCTTAATTGAAGATGAACCGAAACTTGCGCGCCTGATTGCCCAAGGCCTGGAAGAAGAGTCCTATTGGGTAGAAATCGTTAAAGACGGCAAGGCTGGATTCCATGCTGCCTTGATGGGTGAGCATGATTTGATTTTGCTCGATTTGATGCTGCCGGGCCTGGATGGCTTGCAAATCTGTCGGAAACTGCGTGAAGCCAAGTTGGAAACGCCCATTCTGATGCTCAGTGCGCGTGGGCAGGTTCAGGATCGTGTCCAGGGCTTGAATTTAGGCGCAGATGATTATTTGGCCAAACCCTTTGAGTTTGATGAACTGCTGGCGCGGGTCAGGGCCTTGCTCAGACGCCAGAGCAAAGCCAAAAGCACGGCCCTGCAAACGGGCACTTTGAAATTGGATTTACAGGCCCATCGCCTGACGCATGAAGGGGTTGAAATCCCGCTTACCCAACAGGAGTACCGCTTATTGGAATATCTGCTTCAACACCAGGGGCAGATACTCAGCCGACTGCAACTGGCTGAAAGGGTGTGGGAAGATCCCGAGGTTGCGCCTGCGACGATTGATGTCTATATTTCGTATCTGCGTCAAAAAATAGACAAACCTTTTGGTACCCATCTGATTCAAACCGTTCGGGGCTTGGGCTACCGTCTGGTCAGCCCCGAAACTCAAATGGACTTATAA